The Klebsiella sp. RIT-PI-d genomic sequence AGCGGCTCAGGTCGCCCATGTCACCGCGTATGACTTATCTGCCAGTATGCTCGACATTGTCACCCGTGCCGCGGATGAAAAGGGACTGCATAATATTTCGACGCAGCAAGGCTATGCAGAGTGTTTACCGTTTGATGATGCGTCTTTTGACGTAGTGATTAGCCGTTATTCGGCTCATCATTGGCATGACGTCGGCCAGGCGCTCAGGGAGGCCAGACGCGTTTTAACCCCGGGAGGCGCGATCATTATTATGGACGTCATCTCTACCGGGCATCCCGTACGCGATATCTGGTTACAAACTGTAGAAGCGCTGCGGGATCCGTCACACGTTAAAAATTACGCCAGTGGTGAATGGCTGGCTTTTGCGAATGATGCTGGGTTTATTACTGACACGTTGATAACCGATCGCCTGCCGCTGGAGTTTTCATCCTGGATTGCGCGAATGCGTACTCCGCAGATGTTAAGCGATGCTATCAGACTGTATCAGCAAAGCGCTTCTCAGGAAGTAAAAGCCTATTTTGAGTTGCAGGATGACGGGACATTCACCAGCGACATCGTGATGTTTGAAGCGCATAAAGCAGGATAAATAAAAAAAGCACCGGGGGAACGGTGCTTTTTTATCATTCAACCATCAGGAATCAGGTGTGGCGTTATTTCTGACGAATAGCGTCAACCTGTCGCCGGGCTGCAGGTTATTCGTATCGCTGTTCCAGCGCATCACATCTTTAATGTTTACGCCATGACGCCTTGCTATGCTGGCAAGAGAGTCACCTTTACGCACGCGATACGTAATGCTGTCGTCATTGTTGGCCAGACGCTGTGCGCTACTACCCGCACCCACCGTCAAACTTTGGCCAGGCTTCAGATTTGCAGTACGTAGATTATTCCACTGCTGCAAATCCTTTGACGTCACGCCAAGGCGTGAGGCAATCCCTGAAAGCGTATCACCCTTCCGTACTTTATAGCTATGGCTGGTTAAAGGCGTATTGTCTGCCAGCACTTCTGGCTGAACAGCCGCAATTTCACCTGATGCCAGCGACTCGCGTAGTTGAACGGCATGCTTTTTCGGGACCATCACGTACTGAGGTCCGCTGGCACCAAGGGTTGCGCCCTTAACGCCGGCATTGAACGTTTTCAGTTTTGACACTGAAATGCCTGCCATATCAGCCAGCTGCGCTATTTGCACTGGGCTATTTAACCGAACTCGCGCCAGAGCACGACTTTCATCTGTTCCCGGTAATACCACACCATATCGCTTGCTATTCTTGAGAATATCGCTCAGAGCCAGCATTTTAGGCACGTAGATCTTCGTTTCCTGTGGCAATGAGAGCGACCAAAAGTCCGTCGGTAAACCGCGAGCTTTATTCGCTTTGATTGCCTTCATAACCCGACCTTCGCCACTGTTATAGGCTGCAACGGTTAATAACCAGTCGCCATCAAACATGCGATTAAGACGTTGCATCATGTCGAGCGCAGCGGTGGTTGAAGCCACGACGTCTCGACGCGCATCATAATTGCGAGTCTGTTTCAAACCATAATTTCGCCCGGTGCTCGGTATGATTTGCCAGATGCCTGCGGCATTGGCACCAGACGTTGCATGCGGGTTAAAAGCGCTCTCCACTATGGGTAGTAATACCAGTTCCATCGGCATGTTACGTTTCTTAACTTGCCCGGCTATCCAGTACATATACGGCTCTGCCCGTAAAGTTACATCGTGGAGATAGCTCTTGTTCTTCAAATACTTCTGTTTCTGATCGCGAATCCGGCTGTTTTCCGGGATCCCCATCTTTAGCTCGTCGCCGATAAAAGCCCACAAGTCCTGATCCTGCGCATCGAACGTTCCATCGTCCATCCAACGCGCTTGACTGGTAAACTTACCTGCTTCCCCTTGACTAGCCGCAGAAAGGCTCTGTGCGTGCTGTGTGACGTTGCCATCGTGCTGAGACGACTGGCAGCCCACAAGCAGGACAGAGGCGAGTAATATCGCTTTTGCCTTCATGTGTGTGTCAATAGTTGCTTAAAAGACGACCGATCATAAAGGTGAAGACGTTAAAACACAAGTCCGAATGTCAGAAATTGTCTTTCTTAGCCCGTAACCAGGCAAAACGCTGTTCAGGTTGTTGCAAATTTGTTTCTTTAGAAATTACTTTAATTAAATCAATGTCATCTATTCGTAAAAATAAATTTATCTGCCGCTCATTTTTCAGAATAACCGGAAGTGTCATCTGTTTTTCCGCGCGTAACTCCTTAACTTTAAGGTAATAATCGTTTATGAACGAATCGTGCGGAAGGATACTTTTGGCAAATTCCATATTTGATAAGGTGTACTCATGTGCGCAACATATAATCGTATCATCGGGTAATGCGTTAATCTTTTGAAAAGATTGATACATTTGTGCGGGGGTGCCTTCAAAAAGGCGCCCGCAGCCGCCAGAAAACAGCGTATCACCGCAGAAAAGATAAGGTGCGCTGTAGAAACAGACGTGTCCTGCGGTATGGCCAGGCGTTGCGAAAACCGTAAATTCGCAGTCCAAAACAGAGAAAAGATCGCCCTCGCTAACGAGGTGATTTGCACCCTTATTTAGCGTTTCCTGAGGCCCATAAACGGCAATATCCGGATAATGCCGAACAATTTCCTTTACCCCACCGGTATGGTCGTTATGGTGATGAGTCAGTAAAATCGCCGCAGGCTGCCACTTATTTTGCGCCAGAGCGTCAAGAACCGGACGCGCTTCACCGGGATCAACCACAATGCAGCGGTCGGAATCTTTTAATATCCAGATGTAGTTGTCCTGAAAGGCGGGAATGCTGTTAAGATTCATAATTACCTCATTTTGCGAAGCGGAAGAGTACGATGAAACCGGCAACGATTTCCCAGACAGTACCATCCCCCCATCGCTGGAGTGAACTGCCCAGGGGAAACTACTATCGGGAAGCCCTCGAACAGCAGTTGAAACCGTGGCTGGGTAAAATGTATGGTTTTCACCTGCTAAAAATCGGTAATCTGAGCGCAGAAATCAATACCGAAGCCTGTGCCATTTCTCACCAGGTGAATGTATCGTTAAGCGGAGAACCCATGCAGGTTAACGCCGATCCGCTGCATTTACCGTTTGCGGAAAAGTCGGTTGACGCCTGCCTGCTGGCGCATACCTTGCCCTGGTGCCACGACCCTCATCAATTACTGCGTGAAGCCGACCGCGTTTTAATTGACGACGGCTGGCTCATTATCACCGGCTTTAATCCGGTCAGTCTGATGGGATTACGTAAGCTGGTGCCGATTCTGCGCAAATGGGCGCCTTCAAACAGCCGTATGTTCACCCTGATGCGCCAGATGGACTGGTTAACGCTGCTTAACTTTGAAGTGATGCATTATAGTCGCTTTCAGGTTTTACCGTGGTCGCGGCAGGGCGGAAAATTGCTCAGCACGCACCTTCCGGCGCTGGGCTGCCTGCAGGTGATCGTCGCGCGCAAACGTACCATTCCGCTTACCCTTAATCCGATGAAACAGAATAAAGCTAAGCGGCAGATAAGACAGGCAGTGGGCGCGACGCGACAATACCGTAAGCCCTGACATCAGGCTTCAGGTTGATAGCCAACATCTTCCTGAGTGGGATGGGAAGCCGCCGCACGAGCCAGCTCATCGCAGCGTTCGTTTTCGGGATGTCCGGCATGACCTTTCACCCACTCCCAACGAATTTGATGCTCTCCAAGCGCAGCGTCAAGCCGCTTCCAGAGATCGACATTTTTAACCGGTTTTTTTTCCGCGGTTTTCCAGCCGCGCTTTTTCCAGTTATGTATCCACTGAGTAATACCCTGGCGAACATACTGGCTGTCGGTACTGAGAACGACTTCACACTTCTCTTTCAGCGCTTCAAGCGCCACGATTGCCGCCATCAGCTCCATGCGGTTATTGGTCGTTAAACGATAGCCTTCACTAAAGGTTCTTTCGCGCTGTTGATAGCGTAGAATAGCCCCGTAACCGCCCGGGCCTGGATTTCCCAGGCAGGATCCATCGGTGAAAACTTCTACCTTCTTTAGCATCTCTGGTAGACTTCCTGTGATTAAAAACGACAAGTCTGACACAAATGAACGAGATGAGCACTGCTATTACACGACAGATCGTCCTCGATACCGAAACTACCGGTATGAACCAAATTGGCGTTCATTATGAAGGTCATAAGATCATTGAAATCGGTGCGGTTGAAGTCATCAACCGCCGTCTAACCGGTAATAACTTCCATGTCTATCTCAAACCCGATCGGCTGGTGGACCCGGAAGCTTTTGGCGTTCACGGTATCGCCGACGAGTTCTTACTTGATAAGCCGACCTTCGCCGACGTCGCAGATGATTTCCTTGACTATATTCGCGGTGCTGAGCTGGTTATTCATAACGCCTCGTTTGATATCGGCTTTATGGATTACGAATTCAGCAAGCTTAATCGCGGAATTCCCAAAACCGATACGTTTTGTAAAGTGACCGACAGTCTGGCGCTGGCGAGAAGAATGTTCCCCGGCAAGCGTAATAGCCTGGATGCCCTGTGCTCACGTTACGAAATCGATAACAGTAAACGCACCCTCCACGGGGCGCTGCTCGATTCCCAGATTCTGGCAGACGTTTACCTGCTAATGACCGGCGGGCAAACGTCTATTGCATTTGCGATGGACGGAGAAAATAAACAGCAGGTCGATACCGGAATTCAGCGCATCGTCCGTGCGGCCAGCAAATTGCGGGTTATTTCTGCCAGTGATGAAGAACAGAGAGAACATGAGTCACGGCTGGATCTGGTGCAGAAAAAAGGCGGTAGCTGCCTGTGGCGCGCCTGAGATGAACATCATTGCTGATTAAATCATCTTACGGGCGATTTTTGCAGCAAACGATTCAAAACGTGAGAAAAATCGTTGACGGTTGGTCAGGCTCATCGTACTATCCGCAACGTTCCTCAGGGAACACAGCGGAGCGGTAGTTCAGTCGGTTAGAATACCTGCCTGTCACGCAGGGGGTCGCGGGTTCGAGTCCCGTCCGTTCCGCCACTATTCAAAAAGCCTGAATCAGAAATGATTCAGGCTTTTGTCGTTTTACCGCCACGTATACCTCTTTTGCTCTTAATTAACAAAATAGCAATCTTAATTGTGCAATTTATTAACATTTGCGCATCTTTAGTGCATTTTTTGCACTAAAAGTGGGCGGATTGCCATCTGTCCGCTGGTCTTCACTCTTTTCTCGCTCATCCTGCTCAATAAATAACGCCCTCATTATCAGCCTGTTAGTAAAAAATTCTAAAAAAATGACGAACCAATGCCGTATTGGTTCACAAATTGCTTAGTCATTAAAGCAACAAGTTAAACGCCATACTAATAACTTATTGTTAATAAAAATAAAGTAATGATGAG encodes the following:
- a CDS encoding class I SAM-dependent methyltransferase; amino-acid sequence: MKPATISQTVPSPHRWSELPRGNYYREALEQQLKPWLGKMYGFHLLKIGNLSAEINTEACAISHQVNVSLSGEPMQVNADPLHLPFAEKSVDACLLAHTLPWCHDPHQLLREADRVLIDDGWLIITGFNPVSLMGLRKLVPILRKWAPSNSRMFTLMRQMDWLTLLNFEVMHYSRFQVLPWSRQGGKLLSTHLPALGCLQVIVARKRTIPLTLNPMKQNKAKRQIRQAVGATRQYRKP
- a CDS encoding class I SAM-dependent methyltransferase is translated as MTATTHHDHINQQFSSQAGAYLTSAVHAGGQDLPRLAARLAAQPQARVLDLGCGAGHASFTAAAQVAHVTAYDLSASMLDIVTRAADEKGLHNISTQQGYAECLPFDDASFDVVISRYSAHHWHDVGQALREARRVLTPGGAIIIMDVISTGHPVRDIWLQTVEALRDPSHVKNYASGEWLAFANDAGFITDTLITDRLPLEFSSWIARMRTPQMLSDAIRLYQQSASQEVKAYFELQDDGTFTSDIVMFEAHKAG
- the rnhA gene encoding ribonuclease HI: MLKKVEVFTDGSCLGNPGPGGYGAILRYQQRERTFSEGYRLTTNNRMELMAAIVALEALKEKCEVVLSTDSQYVRQGITQWIHNWKKRGWKTAEKKPVKNVDLWKRLDAALGEHQIRWEWVKGHAGHPENERCDELARAAASHPTQEDVGYQPEA
- the mltD gene encoding murein transglycosylase D, coding for MKAKAILLASVLLVGCQSSQHDGNVTQHAQSLSAASQGEAGKFTSQARWMDDGTFDAQDQDLWAFIGDELKMGIPENSRIRDQKQKYLKNKSYLHDVTLRAEPYMYWIAGQVKKRNMPMELVLLPIVESAFNPHATSGANAAGIWQIIPSTGRNYGLKQTRNYDARRDVVASTTAALDMMQRLNRMFDGDWLLTVAAYNSGEGRVMKAIKANKARGLPTDFWSLSLPQETKIYVPKMLALSDILKNSKRYGVVLPGTDESRALARVRLNSPVQIAQLADMAGISVSKLKTFNAGVKGATLGASGPQYVMVPKKHAVQLRESLASGEIAAVQPEVLADNTPLTSHSYKVRKGDTLSGIASRLGVTSKDLQQWNNLRTANLKPGQSLTVGAGSSAQRLANNDDSITYRVRKGDSLASIARRHGVNIKDVMRWNSDTNNLQPGDRLTLFVRNNATPDS
- the gloB gene encoding hydroxyacylglutathione hydrolase, which codes for MNLNSIPAFQDNYIWILKDSDRCIVVDPGEARPVLDALAQNKWQPAAILLTHHHNDHTGGVKEIVRHYPDIAVYGPQETLNKGANHLVSEGDLFSVLDCEFTVFATPGHTAGHVCFYSAPYLFCGDTLFSGGCGRLFEGTPAQMYQSFQKINALPDDTIICCAHEYTLSNMEFAKSILPHDSFINDYYLKVKELRAEKQMTLPVILKNERQINLFLRIDDIDLIKVISKETNLQQPEQRFAWLRAKKDNF
- the dnaQ gene encoding DNA polymerase III subunit epsilon, yielding MSTAITRQIVLDTETTGMNQIGVHYEGHKIIEIGAVEVINRRLTGNNFHVYLKPDRLVDPEAFGVHGIADEFLLDKPTFADVADDFLDYIRGAELVIHNASFDIGFMDYEFSKLNRGIPKTDTFCKVTDSLALARRMFPGKRNSLDALCSRYEIDNSKRTLHGALLDSQILADVYLLMTGGQTSIAFAMDGENKQQVDTGIQRIVRAASKLRVISASDEEQREHESRLDLVQKKGGSCLWRA